The window TACAAGCTTCATAGATACTTGGGAATCTATCAACTATATACTGACTATTTTTATGAGTTATATCTAAAAAGACACATTCTGAATTTGATTTTAGTTCTTCATTAAGAATAGCTTTTGAAACTACATCTCGTGGCAATAGTTCATCAACAAATCGTATTCCTCTTTTGTTTAATAAATACGCGCCTTCCCCTCTAACTGCTTCTGAAATAAGGAATCTCCTGTTTTCTCCTTTTTCATATAGAGAAGTTGGATGAAATTGTATATAATTTATATCTCTAATATTGATTTTGTGTTTGCAAGCTATAGATATACCGTCCCCAGTAAGTGTTTTCACATTAGTTGAATTTTTAAATAAGCCTCCAATGCCACCACAAGCCAATATAGTTACCTTAGAATAAATATTTATCACTTCATTATCCTTTACAGCTATTCCACCAGAACATATATTGTTCTTTTCAATAATATCAATTAAGCAACTCTCTTCTATTATTTGTATATTACTTTTTTCTTTAACTCTTTTTAATAGTACATTGAATACTTCTCCACCTGTTCTATCCTTACAGTGAACTATTCTATTATTGCAATGAGCAGCTTCTCTTGTATATCGAAGTTCTCCATCTACTGTATCAAATTTAACACCTAATTTAATAAGATTATTAATATTATCAATAGATTCTTCTGCTAAAATTCTAACTGCTTCTTCATTATTTTTATATTGACCAGCTTTTAAAGTATCTTGTACATAATTCTCAATATCATATTTATCTTTTGCTGTAGCTATACCACCCTGAGCTAAGTATGAGTTACAATCATCTACCTTTTCCTTTGTAATCATTACTATTTTGAGATTATTTCTCAAGTTTAGTGCACTGTATAAACCTGCAATACCAGTACCAACAATAAGTACATCTGCATAAACTTTCATTTTATACGCCCCCAACAATTAATTATAAAGAGAAATTTAATTATCCTAATTCATGCATTTTTCTTAAAGCATTTTCAGCCTTAATTCTTACTTCTTCATCAATACAAATTTCATTTAATGAACCATTAAGACAATTATAAACATCTGTTAAAGTTGTAATTTTCATGTTCTTACAGACCATATCTAATGGGTAAAATTTCTTATTAGGATTTCTTTCTCTAAGCTTATGTAATATCCCTACATCAGTAGCCACTATAAACTCCTGTTTATTACTATTGGATGCATACTCTATTATCTGTCCTGTACTTCCTATAAAATCACCCATTTCTCTAACTTCTTTCGTACATTCTGGATGAACTAAAACTTCTATGTATTGTCCATGTTCTTCTTTTACTTTTATAACATCATCAGGTGTTATATTGTTATGTATACAACAGTATCCATCCCAAAGTACTATTCTTTTTTCTGGTACTTTTTCTTGAATATATGATCCTAAATTTTTATCTGGAACAAATATTATTTCATCACTTTGAATGTTTCTACATATATTCATAGCACTTGATGAAGTACAGCACACATCAGAAATAGCCTTGACTTCTGTACTTGAATTTACATAACACAATATTTTAGCATTTGGATATTCTTTTTTCATTTTTTCAATTTCATTTGTTCTAGCCATAACTGCCATCCCACACAATGCTTCTTCATTAGGAAGTAACACGGTCTTCTTAGGAGATAGTATTTTTGCACTCTCAGCCATAAATTTAACTCCGCAAAAAACTATTACATCAGCATCACTCTCAAAACCAACCTTACTTAAA is drawn from Tepidibacter hydrothermalis and contains these coding sequences:
- a CDS encoding L-aspartate oxidase, which codes for MKVYADVLIVGTGIAGLYSALNLRNNLKIVMITKEKVDDCNSYLAQGGIATAKDKYDIENYVQDTLKAGQYKNNEEAVRILAEESIDNINNLIKLGVKFDTVDGELRYTREAAHCNNRIVHCKDRTGGEVFNVLLKRVKEKSNIQIIEESCLIDIIEKNNICSGGIAVKDNEVINIYSKVTILACGGIGGLFKNSTNVKTLTGDGISIACKHKINIRDINYIQFHPTSLYEKGENRRFLISEAVRGEGAYLLNKRGIRFVDELLPRDVVSKAILNEELKSNSECVFLDITHKNSQYIVDRFPSIYEACINKGIDMTKDRIPVTPAQHYFMGGITVDTYSRTSMKRLFACGEVSCTGVHGANRLASNSLQEALVFSRRASIIINNNIDDIQFNKLEIDESYNCVNASNIKKQNIKIALNELIKVRGDLKNELVNC
- the nadA gene encoding quinolinate synthase NadA — translated: MNSIVDKIKKLKIEKNAIILAHYYQNSEIQDIADYVGDSYYLSKVGFESDADVIVFCGVKFMAESAKILSPKKTVLLPNEEALCGMAVMARTNEIEKMKKEYPNAKILCYVNSSTEVKAISDVCCTSSSAMNICRNIQSDEIIFVPDKNLGSYIQEKVPEKRIVLWDGYCCIHNNITPDDVIKVKEEHGQYIEVLVHPECTKEVREMGDFIGSTGQIIEYASNSNKQEFIVATDVGILHKLRERNPNKKFYPLDMVCKNMKITTLTDVYNCLNGSLNEICIDEEVRIKAENALRKMHELG